From one Flavobacterium kingsejongi genomic stretch:
- a CDS encoding 2,3,4,5-tetrahydropyridine-2,6-dicarboxylate N-succinyltransferase, with protein sequence MKNLQTIIEAAWQDRALLQETTTTTAIREVIDLIDAGTLRVAEPVADGWQVNEWVKKAVVLYFPIQKMETLEAGIFEYHDKMPLKRGYAAKGIRVVPNAVARHGAFIASGVILMPSYVNIGAYVDEGTMVDTWATVGSCAQIGKNVHLSGGVGIGGVLEPLQAAPVIIEDGAFIGSRCIVVEGVRVEKEAVLGANVCLTASTKIIDVTGDTPVEMKGVVPARSVVIPGSYTKKFAAGEFQVPCALIIGKRKASTDLKTSLNNALREYDVAV encoded by the coding sequence ATGAAAAATCTACAAACTATTATAGAAGCGGCCTGGCAAGACAGGGCTTTGCTTCAGGAAACGACAACAACTACTGCTATTCGCGAAGTGATCGACCTGATCGATGCAGGGACATTGCGCGTGGCTGAGCCGGTTGCCGATGGATGGCAGGTAAACGAATGGGTAAAAAAAGCCGTTGTTCTTTATTTTCCAATTCAAAAAATGGAAACGCTGGAAGCTGGTATATTTGAATACCATGATAAAATGCCTTTAAAAAGGGGATATGCTGCCAAAGGAATCCGTGTTGTACCGAATGCTGTTGCCCGACATGGTGCATTTATCGCCAGCGGAGTAATCCTGATGCCGAGTTACGTTAACATTGGTGCCTATGTAGATGAAGGAACTATGGTAGATACCTGGGCGACTGTAGGCAGCTGTGCACAGATTGGTAAAAATGTACATCTGAGCGGTGGTGTTGGTATTGGTGGTGTTTTGGAACCATTACAAGCTGCTCCGGTAATTATAGAGGATGGTGCTTTCATCGGTTCCCGTTGTATTGTCGTTGAAGGCGTACGCGTTGAAAAAGAAGCCGTATTGGGTGCCAATGTATGCCTCACCGCATCGACCAAAATTATCGATGTTACTGGTGACACTCCTGTAGAAATGAAAGGTGTTGTACCGGCCCGTTCGGTGGTAATCCCGGGAAGTTATACGAAAAAATTTGCCGCTGGCGAATTCCAGGTTCCTTGTGCCCTGATTATTGGTAAACGTAAAGCGTCTACAGATTTAAAAACCTCCTTAAATAATGCGCTTCGCGAATACGACGTCGCTGTTTAA
- a CDS encoding glycosyltransferase family 9 protein, translated as MKKVLIIQNKRIGDVLISSIIATNYKLKYPDSEIHFLAYDFTHGVIENNPNIDKIISIKDKELKKLPNLWKLIQSIRKEKYDVIFDPYSKMQSRLISKFSNAIQTIGHKSRKKLGNLGYYTNPVAIAKEKTKICGKAIEDRIHLLQESERFDTIDYEPKIFLTEAEKQDTTLAPFKNKKIIMLGILGSTPQKSMPYPYIAALVDFIAEQYDVNLLFNYAPHQKEDAQKIYALCKNQKHIITGIYAQNIREFCVLMNQCDALVSNEGGTVHIAKALHKPTFTIFSPYVNKDHWASFEDGKFHHSVHLLEMKPNLFDNFTFEERKKIEKNPDALYQELTPELIIPELDAFLKYNLKEA; from the coding sequence ATGAAGAAAGTCCTGATTATCCAAAATAAACGCATTGGCGATGTACTGATAAGTTCTATCATTGCAACCAATTACAAGCTAAAATATCCAGACAGTGAGATTCATTTCCTGGCATATGATTTTACGCATGGCGTTATTGAAAATAATCCGAATATCGATAAAATCATTTCGATCAAAGACAAAGAGCTTAAAAAATTACCCAATTTGTGGAAACTGATCCAGTCAATACGCAAAGAGAAATACGATGTGATTTTTGATCCCTATTCCAAAATGCAAAGCCGACTCATCAGTAAGTTTTCAAATGCTATCCAAACCATCGGACACAAAAGCCGTAAGAAATTAGGAAATCTGGGGTATTACACCAATCCGGTAGCGATTGCAAAAGAAAAAACTAAAATCTGTGGAAAGGCAATCGAAGACCGTATCCACCTGTTACAGGAATCGGAGCGCTTTGACACGATTGATTACGAGCCAAAAATATTCCTGACCGAAGCCGAAAAACAGGACACTACGTTAGCGCCTTTTAAAAATAAGAAAATCATCATGTTAGGTATTTTAGGCAGTACGCCACAAAAATCCATGCCCTACCCTTATATTGCCGCCCTTGTAGATTTTATTGCCGAACAATATGATGTAAACCTGTTGTTTAACTATGCGCCACATCAAAAAGAGGACGCACAGAAAATCTATGCGCTTTGTAAAAACCAAAAGCATATCATCACCGGGATTTACGCCCAAAATATCCGTGAATTTTGTGTGTTGATGAATCAGTGTGACGCCTTGGTTTCGAATGAAGGCGGAACGGTCCACATTGCAAAAGCATTGCATAAACCTACTTTTACGATCTTTTCACCTTATGTGAATAAAGACCACTGGGCCAGTTTTGAAGATGGAAAGTTCCATCATTCGGTTCATCTTTTGGAAATGAAACCCAACCTTTTTGATAATTTTACGTTTGAAGAACGCAAGAAAATTGAAAAGAATCCAGATGCCCTTTACCAGGAACTCACTCCGGAACTGATTATCCCAGAGCTGGATGCCTTTTTGAAATATAACCTTAAAGAAGCGTAA
- a CDS encoding glycosyltransferase family 2 protein, giving the protein MTKLSVIIPTYNEDSYIEDALKSVAFADQIIVVDSFSTDTTKAKALAAGCTVLERKFDNFSSQKNYAIAAATGDWVLFIDADERVTEKLKFEIQQTINAPKHAGYKIKFPHFYMNRFLYHKVDKVVRLVKNDGIVFQGDVHEKLLVKGSIGQLQNFMIHYTYKGLFHFLQKKDSYAWFQANTAFQKRKKVTFFHLAFKPFYRFFSSYILKRGFLDGVPGLAVAAVNAYGVFSRYAKLLLLQKGLK; this is encoded by the coding sequence ATGACAAAATTATCGGTAATTATCCCCACCTACAATGAGGATTCCTATATTGAAGATGCACTAAAATCAGTGGCTTTTGCCGACCAGATTATTGTAGTAGATTCTTTCAGTACCGATACTACCAAAGCCAAAGCACTCGCTGCAGGATGTACTGTCCTGGAGCGCAAATTCGATAATTTCTCCAGCCAGAAAAACTATGCTATTGCAGCCGCTACCGGAGACTGGGTATTATTTATCGATGCTGATGAACGGGTTACCGAAAAATTAAAGTTTGAAATACAGCAAACTATAAATGCTCCAAAACATGCCGGCTATAAAATAAAGTTCCCTCATTTTTACATGAACCGTTTTCTGTATCATAAGGTGGATAAAGTAGTTCGCCTGGTTAAAAATGACGGCATTGTTTTTCAGGGCGATGTACACGAGAAGCTACTGGTAAAAGGCAGCATTGGACAATTGCAAAATTTCATGATCCATTATACCTATAAAGGGCTGTTTCATTTTTTACAGAAGAAAGACTCCTATGCATGGTTCCAGGCCAATACCGCTTTTCAGAAACGTAAAAAAGTGACTTTCTTTCATTTGGCTTTTAAGCCATTTTACCGTTTTTTCAGTTCCTATATCCTCAAACGCGGCTTTTTGGATGGTGTACCCGGATTGGCTGTTGCTGCGGTAAATGCCTATGGTGTTTTTTCGCGCTATGCCAAGTTGCTCTTACTGCAAAAAGGGCTAAAATAA
- a CDS encoding glycosyltransferase family 2 protein has protein sequence MAQKISVITINYNDKEGLEKTLQNVTNQKNADFEFIVIDGASSDGSKELIEHYADKIDYWISEPDKGIYNAMNKGILAAKGDFLIFMNSRDTFYDENVLATVSGQLTADHGIYYGDTFMLKTNSKRRKTFPEKLSFSFFYSSCINHQSTFIKRQLFFDHFLYNESYKIVADWEFFIYTICHQNVPYKYLNCLISNYDYTGISSTNQYDAVSRKEKQQTFEKYFPLFIEDYKRVAELNSKRIGQVFHIKEYPIAWKVLKGMLSFLTALLPKKSRTADTES, from the coding sequence ATGGCACAGAAAATATCGGTTATTACCATAAATTATAATGACAAAGAAGGGCTTGAAAAAACACTTCAGAATGTAACGAATCAGAAGAATGCTGATTTTGAATTCATCGTGATCGATGGTGCAAGTTCGGATGGGAGCAAAGAGCTGATTGAACACTATGCCGATAAAATCGATTATTGGATCAGCGAACCGGATAAAGGGATTTATAATGCCATGAACAAAGGGATTCTCGCTGCCAAAGGTGATTTCTTGATTTTTATGAATAGCCGGGATACCTTTTATGATGAGAATGTACTGGCTACGGTTTCAGGGCAATTGACAGCCGACCATGGTATTTATTATGGCGATACCTTTATGCTGAAAACCAACTCCAAAAGAAGAAAAACATTTCCGGAAAAACTGTCATTTTCCTTTTTCTATTCGAGCTGCATCAACCACCAATCTACCTTTATTAAAAGGCAATTATTTTTTGATCACTTCCTGTACAATGAAAGCTATAAAATTGTAGCCGACTGGGAATTTTTTATTTATACTATCTGCCATCAAAATGTACCTTACAAATACCTGAATTGCCTCATCAGTAATTATGATTATACGGGGATCTCTTCTACAAACCAGTATGATGCCGTTTCCAGAAAAGAGAAACAACAGACTTTTGAAAAATATTTTCCTTTATTCATCGAAGATTATAAAAGGGTAGCCGAACTCAATTCCAAGCGTATAGGCCAGGTATTTCATATTAAGGAATATCCTATAGCGTGGAAAGTACTAAAGGGGATGTTAAGCTTCCTGACCGCACTGCTGCCTAAAAAATCCAGGACAGCAGATACGGAATCGTAA
- a CDS encoding polysaccharide deacetylase family protein, whose amino-acid sequence MASLPVLMYHNVSEDKNKSFRLTISTVKLEEQFRYFSENNYTTFHFSELENRIALPPKSIVITFDDVTTNQFLHAVPLLKKYGLKATFFIPFYYLGKTDEWNKGAEKIMTLSELQAIDPSLIEFGYHSSRHRHYAKLSDAEIQEDFDESERIIAANGLKVYPALAFPYGNYPKKEPQKSRFQELLKKNNIKFGLKIGNRRNKFPFKNTFEVQRIDVKGEDSFLKFRLKLKFGKLKLF is encoded by the coding sequence ATGGCATCCCTTCCCGTTTTAATGTATCATAATGTTTCTGAAGACAAAAATAAAAGCTTCAGGCTAACGATTTCTACAGTAAAACTCGAGGAGCAATTTAGGTATTTTTCAGAAAATAACTACACGACTTTTCACTTTTCTGAATTGGAAAACCGTATTGCGCTTCCGCCGAAATCCATAGTGATTACTTTTGATGATGTTACCACAAATCAATTCCTGCATGCTGTCCCTTTATTAAAGAAATACGGATTGAAAGCTACTTTTTTTATTCCTTTTTACTATCTGGGTAAAACGGATGAATGGAATAAGGGAGCCGAAAAGATTATGACACTCTCCGAGCTACAGGCAATTGATCCCAGCCTGATTGAGTTTGGGTATCATTCTTCGCGACACCGCCATTATGCTAAATTATCGGATGCCGAAATACAGGAAGATTTTGACGAAAGTGAGCGTATCATTGCAGCAAATGGATTGAAGGTTTATCCGGCATTGGCATTTCCGTATGGGAATTATCCCAAAAAGGAACCGCAGAAAAGTCGTTTTCAGGAACTCCTAAAAAAAAATAATATCAAATTCGGGTTAAAGATTGGCAATAGAAGGAATAAGTTTCCCTTTAAAAATACTTTTGAAGTACAGCGTATTGATGTTAAAGGAGAGGATAGCTTTTTGAAATTCAGGCTTAAGCTAAAATTTGGTAAGCTGAAATTATTTTAG
- a CDS encoding glycosyltransferase family 2 protein, translating to MMQKNISIIISTYNSTEWLKKVLWGYNTQTYRNFEMVIADDGSKQDTFDLIETLKKEVFYPIIHVWHEDNGFQKSQILNKSIVACTTDYIMMSDGDCIPRPDFVEQHIKFREEGYFLSGGYHKLPLQLSKDITKEDIYSGRCFDVSWLKKHGMATSFKNNKVDATGITSSILNFLTPTTPSWNGHNASGWKTDILAVNGFDERMQYGGQDRELGERLVNAGIAPKQIRYSTVCLHLDHPRGYATPESINKNRNIRKETKDQKKKWTDFGIIKK from the coding sequence ATGATGCAGAAGAATATTTCGATTATAATCAGTACCTATAATTCAACTGAATGGCTCAAAAAAGTTTTGTGGGGCTATAATACGCAGACGTACCGGAATTTTGAAATGGTCATTGCCGATGACGGTTCGAAACAGGATACTTTTGACCTGATTGAAACCCTGAAAAAAGAGGTTTTTTATCCTATAATCCATGTATGGCATGAAGATAACGGTTTTCAGAAATCGCAAATCCTCAATAAATCCATCGTCGCCTGTACGACCGATTATATCATGATGTCAGACGGGGACTGCATTCCACGGCCTGATTTTGTAGAGCAGCATATTAAATTCAGGGAAGAAGGCTACTTCCTTTCCGGAGGTTACCATAAATTGCCTTTGCAGTTATCCAAAGACATTACCAAAGAAGATATTTATTCCGGAAGGTGTTTTGACGTTTCATGGCTTAAAAAACATGGGATGGCAACGTCATTCAAAAATAATAAAGTAGATGCGACGGGGATTACAAGTTCGATCTTGAATTTCCTGACCCCTACGACACCAAGCTGGAACGGGCATAATGCTTCGGGCTGGAAAACAGATATCCTCGCAGTGAATGGTTTTGACGAAAGAATGCAATACGGTGGCCAGGATCGTGAATTAGGGGAACGCCTGGTGAATGCTGGTATCGCACCGAAACAAATCCGCTACAGCACTGTGTGCCTGCACCTCGACCATCCGAGAGGTTATGCAACACCGGAATCCATTAATAAGAACCGGAATATCCGCAAAGAAACCAAAGACCAGAAGAAAAAATGGACGGATTTTGGTATTATAAAAAAATAA
- a CDS encoding LLM class flavin-dependent oxidoreductase, which yields MRNIKLSVLDQSQVKRGGTAKEALEQSGELVQLAEALGFTRYWVSEHHNFKMVAGSAPEVLIPYLAGKTNTIKIGSGGIMLPNHSALKVAENFGLLETLYPGRIDLGIGRAPGGDRLSSHLLNPANNFSEKDFMQQLVDVQAFLRGDELPDTIHEKVKSYPRPEQIPNLWILTSSGDSAQFAAHFGMALSFAHFINPEGGPDVVEFYRHNFKPSPERQTPEVNMGIFAFCSEDKEKIQQWITEFDYRMLHIESGATGDLPSYEEIMSIKYSLAQKARIAYNRGRFVAGTPEEVQRKFLKLADQYDIEEIMVATMAENFEDRKESYRLLAQIFPQ from the coding sequence ATGAGAAATATTAAACTAAGCGTCCTGGATCAATCCCAGGTAAAAAGAGGCGGCACTGCAAAAGAGGCCCTGGAACAATCGGGTGAATTAGTACAGCTGGCCGAAGCACTGGGTTTTACCCGTTATTGGGTATCCGAACACCATAACTTTAAAATGGTAGCCGGAAGTGCCCCGGAAGTGTTGATTCCATACCTCGCAGGCAAAACAAATACAATTAAAATAGGGTCAGGCGGTATTATGCTCCCGAACCATAGTGCTTTAAAAGTCGCTGAGAATTTTGGGCTTTTGGAAACCCTCTATCCGGGTCGTATTGACCTGGGGATTGGAAGGGCTCCGGGCGGCGATCGCTTATCCTCCCACCTGTTAAATCCTGCAAACAATTTCAGCGAAAAAGATTTTATGCAGCAGTTGGTCGATGTACAGGCTTTCCTGAGAGGTGATGAATTACCCGATACCATCCATGAAAAAGTAAAGTCCTATCCAAGGCCGGAACAAATTCCTAACCTGTGGATTTTAACCTCCAGCGGCGATAGCGCACAGTTTGCGGCACATTTTGGAATGGCACTTTCTTTTGCCCATTTTATCAATCCAGAAGGTGGCCCGGATGTTGTTGAATTTTACCGCCATAATTTCAAACCATCGCCAGAACGGCAGACTCCGGAAGTCAATATGGGGATTTTCGCCTTTTGTTCTGAAGATAAGGAGAAAATACAACAATGGATTACAGAATTCGATTACCGGATGCTGCATATTGAATCCGGTGCTACCGGTGACCTTCCTTCCTATGAAGAAATTATGAGTATCAAATACAGCTTGGCACAAAAAGCAAGGATAGCCTATAACAGAGGCCGTTTTGTCGCCGGGACTCCGGAAGAGGTACAACGTAAATTCCTGAAACTGGCCGATCAATACGATATCGAGGAAATCATGGTAGCCACTATGGCCGAAAACTTCGAAGACCGTAAGGAATCCTATCGCCTACTGGCACAAATTTTCCCTCAGTAA
- a CDS encoding glycosyltransferase family 4 protein, producing the protein MKKIFLESHNIDNRASGLGTFNQELVKAFAEINPNDLQLILNSKHPERLQQQYGPLFQYHKYSSLQRHPIFRIRKKHDLWHSLNQNTKIEPYRTSKYLLTVHDVNFVEEISSDMQHRNNKLFIAKLKRSDAITYISEFARKQTHQYFDVPKVPEYIIHNGNPITTILDTQDYSTSIPTDRPFIYSIGDFQERKNFLSLVKMIALMPDVNLVLSGNDSHEYGNVIKEYIRDNKLEDKVFLTGKVDEAGKQFFLQHCLAFAFPSIREGFGLPPIEAMRFGKPVFLSNYTSLPEIGGEHAYYWDNFDPEYMKEIVVQGLNHFNQNEAIVSQKMKERAAFFDWKKAASEYLNVYRFVLER; encoded by the coding sequence ATGAAGAAAATATTTTTAGAATCTCATAATATCGATAACCGGGCATCAGGACTTGGCACATTTAACCAGGAATTAGTTAAGGCTTTTGCTGAAATCAATCCCAATGACCTGCAACTTATCCTGAACTCGAAACATCCGGAAAGATTGCAACAGCAATACGGGCCTCTTTTTCAATACCATAAATACAGTAGCCTGCAGCGGCATCCTATTTTTCGCATCAGAAAAAAACACGACCTGTGGCACTCCCTCAATCAGAACACTAAAATAGAACCTTACCGTACGTCAAAATACCTGTTGACCGTACATGATGTAAATTTTGTCGAAGAGATTTCCAGTGACATGCAGCACCGGAATAACAAGCTTTTTATCGCCAAACTGAAACGATCGGATGCGATAACCTATATTTCCGAATTCGCCCGCAAGCAAACCCATCAGTATTTTGATGTCCCCAAAGTACCGGAATATATCATTCACAATGGCAATCCTATTACTACCATCCTTGACACCCAGGATTACAGCACATCAATCCCAACGGATCGCCCTTTTATTTACAGCATTGGTGATTTCCAGGAGCGTAAAAATTTCCTCTCACTGGTAAAAATGATTGCCCTTATGCCGGACGTTAATCTGGTCCTGTCGGGAAATGACAGCCATGAATATGGTAACGTGATTAAGGAATATATCAGGGACAACAAATTGGAAGATAAAGTCTTCCTCACCGGAAAAGTAGATGAAGCAGGAAAACAATTTTTCTTGCAGCACTGCCTTGCATTCGCCTTTCCATCAATTCGCGAAGGATTTGGGCTCCCTCCTATTGAAGCGATGCGTTTTGGAAAACCGGTTTTTTTATCGAATTATACCTCATTACCCGAAATTGGCGGTGAACATGCATACTATTGGGACAATTTTGACCCGGAATACATGAAAGAAATAGTAGTGCAGGGGCTGAATCATTTCAACCAGAACGAAGCGATAGTGAGTCAGAAAATGAAAGAAAGAGCTGCTTTTTTTGATTGGAAAAAAGCAGCCTCTGAATATTTAAATGTTTACCGTTTCGTTTTAGAACGCTAA
- a CDS encoding type 1 glutamine amidotransferase domain-containing protein produces MSKKIAILATSGFEESELKSPKERLEKEGWTAHIVSLKPGTIRAEVNNEWTNEYKVDKTLDEVTANDYHALVLPGGVVNPDALRRSDKAVQFVKDFFTAKKPVAAICHGPQILINAEVVDGRKMTSFFSIRKDLENAGAHWVDQEVVVDEGFVTSRNPNDLPAFNDKMVEEIKEGKHELQHD; encoded by the coding sequence ATGAGTAAGAAAATTGCAATTTTAGCCACCAGCGGATTTGAGGAAAGTGAATTAAAATCACCGAAAGAACGGCTGGAAAAAGAAGGATGGACCGCTCATATTGTCAGCCTGAAACCGGGAACAATTCGTGCAGAAGTCAATAACGAATGGACGAACGAATATAAAGTGGATAAAACTCTGGATGAAGTTACGGCTAATGATTATCATGCACTGGTACTTCCCGGTGGTGTGGTCAATCCGGATGCGCTCCGCAGAAGCGATAAGGCAGTGCAGTTTGTAAAGGATTTCTTTACTGCTAAAAAACCGGTAGCCGCAATCTGCCACGGGCCACAAATATTAATCAATGCAGAAGTGGTCGACGGCCGTAAGATGACATCTTTCTTTTCCATCCGTAAAGATTTGGAGAATGCAGGTGCCCATTGGGTAGACCAGGAAGTTGTGGTCGATGAAGGATTTGTGACCAGTAGGAATCCGAACGACCTTCCGGCATTTAACGATAAAATGGTCGAAGAAATAAAAGAAGGCAAGCATGAACTACAGCATGATTAA
- a CDS encoding N-acetylmuramoyl-L-alanine amidase family protein, with product MKKQIKVMLAFAIVLSFAFTIPQIPVKPFRVIIDAGHGGRDYGAKTGQATEKDITEAIAQKIKLMNKDQNIEIYVTRNGDTFMDLKDRVQFVNSLDANLLISLHVSSDKDVASSGMGIYTYTDSSHYKESTAYANQLKNKLSENKNWQIAPIKEASFYILKNVNTPALHLDLGYLSNAKDKAILSSTDGQDEISNAILDYIQAIR from the coding sequence ATGAAAAAACAAATTAAAGTAATGTTGGCTTTCGCTATTGTATTGTCTTTTGCTTTTACAATACCGCAAATTCCTGTTAAGCCTTTTCGCGTGATCATTGATGCCGGACATGGCGGCCGGGATTATGGTGCAAAAACAGGACAAGCTACTGAAAAAGATATTACGGAAGCCATAGCACAAAAAATAAAGCTGATGAATAAAGATCAGAACATTGAAATTTATGTGACCCGTAACGGCGATACTTTTATGGATCTTAAAGATAGGGTCCAGTTCGTGAATAGTCTGGATGCCAATTTACTTATTTCCCTACATGTGAGTTCGGATAAGGATGTCGCATCATCGGGAATGGGAATCTATACCTATACCGATTCCAGCCATTATAAGGAATCAACGGCTTATGCCAATCAGTTAAAAAATAAATTGTCAGAAAATAAAAACTGGCAGATAGCACCCATTAAAGAAGCCTCATTCTATATTTTAAAAAATGTAAATACTCCTGCATTACACCTGGATCTTGGTTATTTATCAAATGCCAAGGATAAAGCTATCCTAAGTTCTACTGATGGGCAGGATGAAATTTCAAATGCAATTTTGGATTATATCCAGGCTATACGCTAA
- a CDS encoding glycosyltransferase family 2 protein, with translation MSKNNSSPKITALAITFNEAQNVRRYVESLAFADEIIFVDSFSTDATVTLAKELNVTVIQKTFHNFSEQRNFAISKAQNDWILFFDLDEIISPELQTEILATVAQTQNTVAYAIKRNFYFMGKHIRFGGWQTDTVIRLFHKGFCQYKGLVHETVTVNGKIGHLKQKADHFSYTSFDNYNTKLSNYSKLQAETLYAKRKRPNAYHFFIRPAYRFTWQYLYRLGILDGKEGFVLAYVHSFSVFKRYLQLWMKYRKID, from the coding sequence ATGTCCAAAAATAATTCGAGTCCTAAAATAACAGCTTTAGCCATCACTTTTAATGAAGCACAGAATGTTAGAAGGTATGTAGAAAGTTTAGCATTTGCCGACGAGATTATTTTCGTGGATTCCTTCAGTACCGACGCTACAGTCACACTGGCCAAAGAACTAAATGTAACTGTGATCCAGAAGACGTTCCATAACTTTTCAGAACAGCGGAATTTCGCCATTTCAAAGGCACAAAACGACTGGATTCTTTTTTTCGACCTTGATGAAATTATAAGCCCCGAACTGCAAACTGAAATCCTTGCCACAGTAGCCCAGACCCAAAATACCGTTGCCTATGCCATCAAAAGGAATTTTTATTTCATGGGAAAGCACATCCGTTTCGGTGGTTGGCAAACTGATACTGTAATCCGGCTGTTCCATAAAGGTTTTTGCCAATACAAAGGACTGGTGCACGAAACGGTAACCGTAAATGGAAAAATAGGGCATTTAAAACAAAAAGCAGATCACTTCAGCTATACCAGTTTCGATAATTACAATACAAAACTCAGTAATTACAGCAAATTGCAGGCTGAGACATTATACGCAAAAAGAAAAAGACCGAATGCCTATCACTTTTTTATCAGGCCGGCCTACCGCTTTACGTGGCAATACCTATATCGTCTCGGAATCCTGGATGGTAAAGAAGGGTTTGTATTGGCCTACGTTCATTCTTTTTCTGTTTTTAAACGGTATTTACAACTTTGGATGAAATATCGAAAAATTGACTAA
- a CDS encoding lipopolysaccharide kinase InaA family protein has protein sequence MPVNIHTLPEYSDEKTSLLQLTDNFHDEGELIVKGSRNIIKSNTFQGQQVNIKYFKKPGAFNAVVYNFFRESKAKRSFDYAVRLLKAGIRTPKPIAYIEEKTAFTLQSSYYICAQINYDFTFRELIHDPLWKDRDLILEQFTEFTFRMHENRINFLDHSPGNTLIVKRGEGQYDFYLIDLNRMTFEDLSIAQRMDNFKKLWLSKTMVKIIARKYAALSGEDPEQLQCILLEKTIAFKRRITKKKWLKRKLKK, from the coding sequence ATGCCGGTCAACATTCATACACTTCCCGAATATTCAGATGAAAAAACATCCCTCCTGCAACTGACGGATAATTTTCATGACGAAGGGGAACTGATTGTTAAGGGGTCACGGAATATTATAAAATCGAATACCTTCCAGGGGCAACAGGTTAATATCAAGTATTTTAAGAAACCGGGCGCTTTTAATGCTGTCGTTTATAATTTCTTTCGGGAATCCAAAGCTAAGCGCTCTTTTGATTATGCGGTGCGGCTTTTAAAAGCCGGAATACGGACCCCGAAACCGATCGCTTATATTGAAGAAAAAACAGCTTTTACACTTCAAAGCAGTTATTATATCTGCGCACAAATCAATTATGACTTTACTTTCCGGGAGCTGATCCACGATCCGTTATGGAAAGACCGCGACCTGATCCTGGAACAATTCACGGAATTTACATTCCGGATGCATGAAAACAGGATTAATTTTCTCGATCATTCCCCGGGAAATACGCTTATTGTGAAAAGGGGGGAAGGGCAGTATGATTTCTACCTGATCGACCTGAACCGAATGACATTTGAAGATTTATCTATTGCACAACGGATGGATAATTTTAAGAAATTGTGGTTGTCCAAAACGATGGTTAAAATAATCGCCCGTAAATATGCAGCGCTGAGTGGGGAAGACCCGGAGCAGCTACAGTGTATCCTTTTGGAAAAAACAATAGCCTTCAAACGCCGGATTACCAAAAAGAAATGGCTGAAACGCAAACTGAAAAAATAA